Part of the Vigna unguiculata cultivar IT97K-499-35 chromosome 3, ASM411807v1, whole genome shotgun sequence genome, TGAGTAGTTGAGTCAGGATAGTCTCACATTTGAAATCCCCTCTCAATAAACTTtgacatattaaataaaatagtaatattttccCTTGAAAACAATCAATAAACACCAAACTTATTGTTCTAAGctaaacaaaacataaacaatttaaacaaacaaaattaaagtttttttttctacccTAATATCATACTCAAATTATCAACTCTATTCTTTAGAGGAATATCAATCTCTCAAATTTACACCTTTCAACAATTCCAACATATGTTTTATATCACAATTTGTcataaataaacacaaaaaactCATAACAATTTAACATATGAGCTTTTATTAGCTCGATGTCTCTCATACTATAACAAGAAATTAATACATTTACACCTTTCaccaataataatttttctcaaGATATTTAGTCATAgattttttgtcaaatttgcAATCACACCAACACCATCACCACCATACAGTAGTACAAATTCAGTACTCATCAAAAAGATTTCTAATCATCATTAATGTATAAGAATCACTCtataactcattatcaatcaaaTATATATCCATCTCCAAACAAGACACATATCACCAAAAGTTCATAATTTCACTTAATCAAACTGCACCAAATTATTTTTGCATTTATGCAGTTatcaattatcattttaaaataaatttaaatgatcaGCTTCTTTTAGCTTAATGTGGTTCTTAAAACATGTCACTCTCTACACAACTTTTTTCTATTTGaatttttctctttctacaCACGTAATAAGATCTACACAATGATTAGAGCGTGATTCTaagattacaaataaatataataccaTCTTAAAGGCATAAAACCTAATGTAAATGAAATAATGATAcatgaaaaagagaaaacatgTTGTTTGGAAGAAGAATAGTAGAAATTGAACTTACTCTATTTCAAAATccaattgatttaaaataatcattaaccATTTGACTACTCGATAATTCTACCAATTTTTGAAATAGTTcgacatgaaaaaaaaatagagaagaagattaaAGATTGAAGGTTTGAGCGAgaatataacttaaaaaaaatgaggtgCAAATTACCAATTTTTAAAATGGATcgacatgaaaaaaaaatgagaggagaagattaaaaattgaaaatttgagcGAGAATATAGCTTAGAAAAAtgaagtgcaagttttttttcatagtttctcttcctctctttcctctaaaaaaattataaagctattttattatattcatattttattcttttattattatcttctcTCATTTATTATGCATGTCACAAATTTCAcctattttaaaatgtggaaatttaaaagttgaaaaGAACAAGAAATTTAATAGCTAAAAAACAAATTTGGTAAATTCATAGaggaataaaatatattcaaactatattttttataaggcgtttttcaatttttaaatttcaataaataaaaggttaaaatggCGTGCCACCTTAGAATTTGtcttcttacaatttttttttatgcagaATTAGGGTTTAACAAATTCAACCCTTTTGCATCTGCCATTGTGGGTTTCTTCTGGAATACGATTGAATTTCAATATAGGTAATGCTGcatcactttttctttcttcgtatctatttgttttttcatttcaatttgaACGCCGACGTCGAAGTCCGAGAAATCAAATTCTTTTGTAGCTTACTGAACTTACCTTGGCTACCTGTAATGATGGATTATTTTTTGGGGGATTTTGTGTGTGTAAATTTCCTTCTCCCTCTTTTTAacatttcttcaatttttattaatttttggaCAAAAGGAAATGGAGTATGGGGCTTGTTCGGAGAAGGGTTCCTTCAATccgttttttaattttttctgacctcttatttgttttcaatttttgttacgGGTCGGTGTAGGAGGTTTTTGTGCGTTCTCGTGTGTGTGCGCTTAAGTTTTGGAGATGAGTGATACAAAAGAGAATGAAGAAGCAGGGCAGAATGTTCCGTTGGCTGTGGAAGAAGTTTTGGCTGAAGCACAGGTTGAACCAGAAGTTTTGGCTGCTCCTTTGTCCGTAGGGGATACTTCAAATCATGCTGAAAATGGGAAGGTAGAGGCAGAGGCACCTGTGGAGGATAGAATTGTGAAACCAGAAGCCAATTCAGAGTGCATTCCGCAACAAGATGTCCTAAATAGTCAAAATACAATAAAGTCGGTCCCTGTAATGGACAATGTTCCAGTTTTAAATAAAACCGAAGGTGAAAATGCATTAGATGTGAAGAGCAAAGTAGATGAACTTCCTAAGAGTGATAAGGACATAGCAAATGATTCTAATGTTTGTCAAAATAATGCTGATCCTGCTGAGATGACTGTGGAGGTGAAGCCCAAAGCTTTTGAAGTGGCTGAAAGTAAAAATTGCAATAATGGTGACTCCAATTCCGCACACCCTATTCATAACGAACCTAAAACACCACATGCTGTTCAGACTGATATAAGAGCTGAAGTCAAGACTGGATTAGACGATGAGAATAAGTATAATGAAAGGCAGGCTGCTGTTGCACATGCAGATAATGGAAACTCAATCTCACAGAACTTGTATTTTTTGGATCCTGAGTATTCATATGATGGTAATGAGTCGGGAACAGAAGATGAGCAGTCAGCTTTTATGAAGGAGCTTGAAACATTCTTTAGGGAGAGGAGCATGGAATTCAAACCACCCAAGTTTTATAAAGAGGGGCTTAATTGCCTTAAGTGAGTTATACCAGTTTGTTTAAGTTTTCTTCTACATTTAAATATGCAACACATAATCCAAGCTCTGACATATTACTTTATCCTAATTCTTAATTGGCTGGGTATAAGGTTATGGAGATCTGTAAACAGACTGGGCGGCTATGATAAGGTATTCATTTTCCATTATTCTGCTGAAGCACTAATACAACTTTATGTAATCAATTTTATGTGAAATCAGAAGTATATGATTACAAGTAAATAATTAGATTAGAGGACCTTAATAATTCCATATGGTGGCTACTAGTTTGGCACTTTCACAGCGTGCATTTTTTCATGGTTCTTCCTTTTCGGGACGTAAATCTGTTAATAGTGGTAGCTTTTTTGGCAATGCAagtaaaattaagtaaataattacaaaaacacATGTTTACTCTCTCACACAGTCAGGAGCAGAGagatttacatttttattaggCATTTAGCATGAGTATTCTGATGCCAGTTTGTGATATACCACGTTGTTAAATAACAATGTCTCTACTACTGAATTTACTTGCATTTCAATGTCAGTTTTATTTTTGGGCAACTGGAATGCTTTGGAGGTTGTTTCTTGAGGCAAACTAACATCAATTACTCTAAGTTTCAAGTTTGTTTAGTTCAAAGTTCAGAGAAGTTGTTTTCATTGTTGCCAATTTACCAAGACATATGCCTAATTGGGGTTACATTTATGAATAGGTCACCTCATGTAAATTGTGGCGGCAAGTGGGAGAGTCTTTCAAACCTCCAAAGTAAGGAACAACTAGCAATTTCTTGTCTCAATCTTCTTGGTGGCTCTGAAAAGCTTTTGCTTAGCTTTTGTTTGAGTTTTATtgaatgttaaattttttgtgttttttatgtattttagaAGGATGCTGAGTCATATTCTGTATTGGAAAAGGTGTTGAGAAAAATTAAGTTGTCCATCTGAGTTGTAGTTCTTGATGGAAAACAAACTTGGGTTggatgattttatttaatatgcaTGATTGTTTGGTTCCTTTATTGATTGGAAATCATAATTTTGAAGCACTTTTCATTATTAGTATTTGAATTTCTCTTACTATTTCCACATTTCTTAAGCATGCTTTTATTAGTTGTACTTTATGTAATTCTGTGTTTTTTTGGGGGCGGGGGGGATGCATATGGGTGATCTGGATAACTTAAGGTTATTTATGACATGTGAAAATAAGGCTCTCTGTTGTTAATTTTTGCAGGACATGTACCACAGTTTCATGGACTTTTCGGGTTTTTTATGAGAAGGTGATTCTAGATTAATAAGGTGTACATTAGTCTTCAGCTCTTTCTTAtcttttaaaagattatttgGCAAATATGTTTCCAAGATATCCAGGCTACCATGCAAACTCAACATTCCTGTAAAGCTTAGAAGTAGATTGTTTTCTTTGGCACAAAAGTGTAATGTTGATCTAGTTGACATACATTTGCCCAGATTtctttgttaaatattttatgatttatatcaTACTTTTCCTCATTGGTATGGATTGAGTACTACGCTATATTATCTTAGCTTTATGTTGTGATCCTGCACCTATCATTATATTTCCGAGTCATATTTCTCTTGTTTATAATTATTACCAGcatttataatagaaattttcaaatatctaaAGTATAATATTTGAAGTATAAGAAGAATAAAGCTTAGAAGTAGATTGTTTTCTTTGGCACAAAAGTGTAATGTTGATCTAGTTGACATACATTTGCCCAGATTtctttgttaaatattttatgatttatatcaTACTTTTCCTCATTGGTATGGATTGAGTACTACGCTATATTATCTTAGCTTTATGTTGTGATCCTGCACCTATCATTATATTTCCGAGTCATATTTCTCTTGTTTATAGTTATTACCAGcatttataatagaaattttcaaatatctaaAGTATAATATACACTTTGGCGTTACTAGTAGCATGCTGCATGGTGATGgaaatttttattcttcttttggAGATTTTTCTGCGAGTTTTTAAGTAAAACCATATAAAAAAGTAAGATTATAAACTTACGGCAATTGTTAAGAATGAAATTTAAACAACGAATTGTTAGTTTCAATTAAACAGTTTATTTCTAAAGTCTGTAttgaaattttgtaaaagaaaaggATGGAAAGAAAAAGTTGTCCTTTCTATGATTTTACCCTTGATTTCTTTTCAAGATGTAGTCTTTATAAATTGAgattattgtatattttgaaatgtgaaagCAAATCATGATTTGCATCAAAATATGAATGGTTAGTATGAAAAAGCCACATAACAGGTGCACGATTTAGTGTTTTAATTTGACCACTTATGTACTATCCCATGCCCAGACCAGATGCTTCTTTTGCTTCTCCCAATGAATGATGTTacattgtttgtattttttttggtCATCTTGTTACTTAAAtgtgtaaaattgaaaaatcttTATGAACTACTAATGATTAAAATTGCATTCTTTAAGAAGTAATGAAGATGGTGTTATCGAGTATTAACTGCTGCCAATAACAAGCTTTCTACTCCTTGGTGCTGGTGCATGTTAATCCCTTAAAGAAAAAGCATTCTAATCAAATTATTGTAAGTTGATAACCAGTAGGGACTTTGCCACTCTAGATTCCAAAAATATTGTGTAATGCTTTCTACGTTCCTTTACTTCCTACATGCTCTTTGGAATGAACCAGTACATAGGTACATTTTCTGTTGGCCAAAATATCCGTTCTTTAATCATTCTTGTTTTACAGTTCAATGACATATGGGCTTATTTAAATAGCATCTTATCTATTTCGAAACTGTCAAAACAATATCAAATATTGTGTAAAACTCTAAACTTTGTTATCTTCAAAATCTATTTCACTATAGTTGTTTCTTTTTATGCTACTCCAGGCTCTTCTTGACTATGAAAGGCATAAAACAAAAGGTGGTGAGCTGAATGTGCCTATTACTTCTAATTCAGAGCCAATGAATAATGAAAATCAGGtaatatttatttgtgtttAATGTCATTTTCATGAGCAATAATATAACGGCCAACTGTATCAATCTTTTGTATCTTGACTTTATGAACTGCTAGACTATtctcttaaataaaatatggatATTTTGGAAAACCACATTAGGCAtctccatttttattatttaacctGCTGCTGTCTGTATATTGTAAGAGGATGGAATTCCCATGCACATTCTTTGAAAGTTATTTGTCTTTATTTATGGATGGGACTATTTTATGATCTCCCTATGAGTTCAGATTGCTGCACATTTTCTAATAGTTTTAGTTGCTGATATGTGTCATTTCTAAGGatcatttgaaaattaaatgacGTAATATTATTACTTGTTGGATTTAGCGTTTATCACATTGCCAAAAACTATAACTCATACTTTGAACACAACTCTTTCTATTTAAAAGCATAAAAatctaaatatcattattcaatTGTGACTTGACCCACGTGGTCTACGCCATAAGGCAATTGGTGTACTCTACACTAATATCTTTCTTGGCAATTGACAATTGATACAACCTGCAAACATTTCCCCCCTCAACAATTACCACAATAGGAATCAAACTCGTGACCTTGGATTTAATGTCAATTGTTGGATTGAGCACTTACTATAAGGCCAAATGATATAGGTCAAAATCAGAGCATAGCCCTTTCTACTAAGAGCGTAGGAGTCCAAGTGCCACTATTCAATTATGACTTACTCCATCTAACCTACGCCATTAGAACAATTGATGCACCTTGCAATATTATCTTATAGTTGCTTCCTTGGCaaagttaaattatattgaGAGTTGTCCCCTCTCCCCTTGAAAAAATTCTTCTCTTTAGCCTCTAGTCATGACTATGTCTAGCATGTTTCCTGAATAACAGGTGTAGGTCAGATAGAATAAGAAGGCTAACTGTGTTGATAATGAAATAGCTACTTGTGTTCCGTAATAAAAAAGTGGATAGAAAGGATGTTAGAGTTTGCTTAGAATTGGGAGGAGGAAATTGGAAAGGAGAGAACTGTCTTTCAAATAATTGGGTTAAGGAGGGTGGAATTTCTCTCTGTTGCACTACCTGTGCTCTTGATCTTTGCTCCATATATTATTGATACCAGTGCAGTGTTTGATTGTTTCATAATAGATTAATCAGATTTTCTAATACACTGGTCCAGTTCTTCTACCTGTCTATTTCCAAATTATATCTTCTCCGCACTCCATTAAGGTTAGAAAAAGGTGATTTCTAAGCATAGGAAAGTAATGAATGGATATTGGATTTAAGGCATCATTAACAGAGTCGTCTTTTGTGTTgagttaatatttgaaaatagttTGAATTTCTACTTTGCAAGACACTAAATCTGTTTACTTGCAGTAGGCTTTGCTAGTGGAATATGTATGTCGTAAGCAGTATTACTGTGATGACTACACTTATTTGTATCTTACAATCCCTCTTTCCTGTTAAGTGTGTCCAAGGATTAGCTTCATCAGGTAGGGCACGGAGAGATGCTGCGGCTAGGGCTATGCAGGGTTGGCATTCACAACGTCTTCTGGGCAATGGTGAAGTTAGTGATCCTATTATTAAGGTCTGGTTAAATTGTGCTGGTATGATTCATATTctccttaattttgtttttactgctaaataattgtttaataacTTGTTTTTCATAGGACAGGAGCTCTTTGTCTATGCAAAAGCGTGAAAAGCAGCTTAGAAGCATCAGTATGATCTTCATCATCGTACTatcatttttaacttattaaagtGCTGAATGATTCTAAATATTCCACCCCTAACTTATTTACTCAGATGTACTTAAACGTAAGAAATCATCAGACATGGTGAATGCAGTCAAAGTTGCTCACAGTAAACCATCTAAACCACAGTTAAGACACGttactttctttctctttttatcATGAACGATTTATACTTGTTCGAAATCTATTTATATAGTTGACAACCCATAAACTGtactattaatttatatttgatagAGATGTTACTTGCTTTCTTGTTCATTTGCTGACATGCTTGCCTCTGTCTGTGTGTATGATGATGGACTAAGATTGGACACATCTGTGATTGACATTGGACCTCCTGCTGATTGGGTAAAAATCAATGTGCAAAAAACTGTAAGTTTATCTTGTGTTTGGATAGAATATAATCtgtttaattatgtaatttactCATCAAGAGAAAGTTGTGTACAGAAAGATTGTTTTGAGGTGTATGCATTGGTTCCTGGCCTTCTGCGGGAAGAGGTaacaaaaagaatttttttttctctgtaatAATTCTGCACATACGTTGAAATCTTGGCgtattgtttttattgttttgtgatAAATTGGCAAGGATACTAATAGTCTCATCctcctttttatatattaatatataaatataatgaacTTAATGCATTCAAAGCTGACCATGCCCCTTTTAACAAAATACTGTATAACAATGCCATGCTAtcttttttactctttattgTCTTTTCCTTAAAAAATAGGATTCTTTTCGTCTTGGTccttacactttttttttctcactttagTCCTCGACAATTTTTTGAAGACCATTCCTGTCTAATTTGACCCGCTAAAGTTAATGTTGATTATAAAGAACTGTTAATCTACAATGCTGATGTGAtaaggaattaaaataaataatatatttatagaaaaaaaattgaaaaaaaaaacatttctagAGACTAAGAACAAAAATTATACAGTTTTGTAGgaataaagttaaaaatgaaattttaaaattagaataaagaaattaaatatattagtaaGGACTAGACGTAGGAAGTAACTTGTTTAGAAGAAGTAAAGTAAtaaatgaaagataaaatatatttaagtagaTGAAAAAGTAGTTTTGTTAACTTGTgaatttttacaataataataaacattgtGATATTTGaacaagattaaaaaaaagggtaaattatgttaatcttaaaatttttagatttaaGTAAATTTCCAATGAGTGATAATAAAGCTTTAAAATAGGCCAACTGTGTTGCAGCCTATTTAGAATATAGGTATGGTTAATTTGACATACTTTTCACCTATCAGTCAGGGCTGTCTGTTTTAAACACCTCGCTGTTTTTGGACACCTCTAGACAGACACGTTATAATTACTGAACATCTCAAGAACTCATTTTGAAAATTAGTTAAATCAgtaatataatttacttttttcttaCTTTCCTTTAGTTGTGATAATGTCTATTTTCATCGAAAACTctaatgtttattattatttatttccttAGGTCTTAATAA contains:
- the LOC114176226 gene encoding AT-rich interactive domain-containing protein 6-like isoform X1, with the translated sequence MSDTKENEEAGQNVPLAVEEVLAEAQVEPEVLAAPLSVGDTSNHAENGKVEAEAPVEDRIVKPEANSECIPQQDVLNSQNTIKSVPVMDNVPVLNKTEGENALDVKSKVDELPKSDKDIANDSNVCQNNADPAEMTVEVKPKAFEVAESKNCNNGDSNSAHPIHNEPKTPHAVQTDIRAEVKTGLDDENKYNERQAAVAHADNGNSISQNLYFLDPEYSYDGNESGTEDEQSAFMKELETFFRERSMEFKPPKFYKEGLNCLKLWRSVNRLGGYDKVTSCKLWRQVGESFKPPKTCTTVSWTFRVFYEKALLDYERHKTKGGELNVPITSNSEPMNNENQCVQGLASSGRARRDAAARAMQGWHSQRLLGNGEVSDPIIKDRSSLSMQKREKQLRSINVLKRKKSSDMVNAVKVAHSKPSKPQLDTSVIDIGPPADWVKINVQKTVSLSCVWIEYNLFNYVIYSSRESCVQKDCFEVYALVPGLLREEVRVQSDPAGRLVISGEPEHSDNPWGVTPFKKVVSLPSRIDTHQTSAVVTLHGQLFVRVPFEQSE
- the LOC114176226 gene encoding AT-rich interactive domain-containing protein 6-like isoform X2 — translated: MSDTKENEEAGQNVPLAVEEVLAEAQVEPEVLAAPLSVGDTSNHAENGKVEAEAPVEDRIVKPEANSECIPQQDVLNSQNTIKSVPVMDNVPVLNKTEGENALDVKSKVDELPKSDKDIANDSNVCQNNADPAEMTVEVKPKAFEVAESKNCNNGDSNSAHPIHNEPKTPHAVQTDIRAEVKTGLDDENKYNERQAAVAHADNGNSISQNLYFLDPEYSYDGNESGTEDEQSAFMKELETFFRERSMEFKPPKFYKEGLNCLKLWRSVNRLGGYDKVTSCKLWRQVGESFKPPKTCTTVSWTFRVFYEKALLDYERHKTKGGELNVPITSNSEPMNNENQCVQGLASSGRARRDAAARAMQGWHSQRLLGNGEVSDPIIKDRSSLSMQKREKQLRSINVLKRKKSSDMVNAVKVAHSKPSKPQLDTSVIDIGPPADWVKINVQKTKDCFEVYALVPGLLREEVRVQSDPAGRLVISGEPEHSDNPWGVTPFKKVVSLPSRIDTHQTSAVVTLHGQLFVRVPFEQSE
- the LOC114176226 gene encoding AT-rich interactive domain-containing protein 3-like isoform X3 gives rise to the protein MSDTKENEEAGQNVPLAVEEVLAEAQVEPEVLAAPLSVGDTSNHAENGKVEAEAPVEDRIVKPEANSECIPQQDVLNSQNTIKSVPVMDNVPVLNKTEGENALDVKSKVDELPKSDKDIANDSNVCQNNADPAEMTVEVKPKAFEVAESKNCNNGDSNSAHPIHNEPKTPHAVQTDIRAEVKTGLDDENKYNERQAAVAHADNGNSISQNLYFLDPEYSYDGNESGTEDEQSAFMKELETFFRERSMEFKPPKFYKEGLNCLKLWRSVNRLGGYDKVTSCKLWRQVGESFKPPKTCTTVSWTFRVFYEKALLDYERHKTKGGELNVPITSNSEPMNNENQCVQGLASSGRARRDAAARAMQGWHSQRLLGNGEVSDPIIKDRSSLSMQKREKQLRSINVLKRKKSSDMVNAVKVAHSKPSKPQLDTSVIDIGPPADWVKINVQKTVRVQSDPAGRLVISGEPEHSDNPWGVTPFKKVVSLPSRIDTHQTSAVVTLHGQLFVRVPFEQSE